From Calothrix sp. PCC 6303, a single genomic window includes:
- a CDS encoding SAV_2336 N-terminal domain-related protein yields the protein MIDQLITALSKEVEMSAVEIADTLWLALQMQEFQAESVSSGLPLNKEDERGINKQESQSEQGILPNISDLEKTQTQPPEEQKAGIYPRNQQHTSKSLDLSFKVPDAPSLREPLTLARGLKPLMRRVPSGRELVLDEAATIQRIADEGLWIPVIKPTVEPWLDLELVVDEAISMQIWRHTIKELERLLKNYGIFRDVRVWGLITDENEQVQIRRGIGATAKNQTTRSPKELIDPSGRRLVLVVSDCVSSLWRNGAVTPVLELWAKQGSMAIVQMLPKWLWKRTALGRASEVRLRGLTPGMSNHKLIAKEVSLWDELEEEKGVKVPVFTLEADKVVTWAQMLSGKGGIWTLGYVFKLDATPVNKDNGLFNLAHSDLSAEERVQAFRVTASPMARKLAGLLASAPVISLPIVRLIREAMLKDSQQVHVAEVFLGGLLKSLSEINADTNPDYVQYDFMDGVRELLVDSVPSQYVLNVVDEISKYVARKAGLSLEDFATVLRNPQQFKDSGIVEEVGYFATVTAQVLRRLGGEYAKWADEINTQLLEEDTKVLYEARLFIIGEGGVGKTSLANKLIDSKYKLKLEGGDNPEKSTEGIDVLHLDFPNFSGNPFRMNIWDFGGQEIYHATHQFFFTKRSLYLLVADTRQDNTDFNYWLEVVELLSEASPVIIVKNEKQDRPCQVNENQLRGRFPNIKKILSTNLASNRGLSEILTAVQHHISQLPHIGTLLPKTWVRVREALEADNRNHITQDEFFTLCDTHGFKRREDKLQLSGYLHDLGVCLHFQEDPILKNWVILKPEWVTTAVYTVLDTPEVQKALGCFTHKDLAKIWADDQYSDMRDELLQLMMRFKLCYEIPHRPRTYIAPQLLSPNQPKYDWDDRENLILRYYYDFMPKGMLTRFIVEMHKPIDNELIWKDGVILTDGNARAEVIEAYYKNEIRIRVSGFPKKDLLTRIRHEFNKIHDSYEKLRYQELIPCNCPTCKGSQNPHAYALKKLQERIQNQNHEIECDKPPYHKVNVHSLIDDAIGHIQISQATENDQREEYYSREAYEDMQEITKLAVSREITLKQEQAMTNEKNQTWTGDRVDGDKVMGDKDTIAGNKMKTGDVAGDAIAGNKIVNSQNLAQAAKDIKDLLDQISATDRSNKPTIIAVKAIEAIEKNPTLKDRIINAGKEAGFAALDAAVDHPSVKIVTAAIKGAMEA from the coding sequence ATGATTGACCAGTTAATTACTGCATTGAGTAAAGAAGTAGAAATGTCAGCCGTAGAAATTGCTGATACGCTTTGGCTGGCACTTCAAATGCAGGAATTTCAAGCTGAGTCAGTCTCCTCTGGTTTACCCTTGAACAAAGAAGACGAGAGAGGGATTAACAAGCAGGAAAGTCAGTCAGAGCAGGGAATATTGCCAAATATTTCAGACTTAGAAAAAACACAAACTCAGCCACCAGAGGAACAAAAAGCGGGCATTTACCCTCGAAATCAACAACATACCTCAAAATCTTTAGATTTATCCTTTAAAGTCCCTGATGCTCCTTCTTTGCGTGAGCCTTTAACCTTAGCACGGGGGTTAAAACCCTTAATGCGTCGTGTTCCTTCTGGTAGAGAATTAGTTTTAGATGAAGCCGCCACAATCCAACGAATTGCAGATGAAGGGCTTTGGATACCTGTAATCAAACCCACGGTAGAACCTTGGTTAGATTTGGAATTAGTGGTTGATGAGGCAATTTCCATGCAAATTTGGAGACATACCATTAAGGAATTGGAACGACTGCTGAAAAACTATGGAATTTTCCGAGATGTGCGGGTCTGGGGACTAATTACAGATGAAAACGAACAAGTTCAGATTCGTCGCGGTATCGGTGCAACGGCTAAAAATCAAACTACCCGTAGTCCCAAGGAATTAATTGACCCCAGTGGTCGGCGTTTGGTGTTGGTGGTCAGTGATTGTGTATCATCTCTTTGGCGCAATGGAGCAGTTACACCTGTATTAGAACTGTGGGCAAAACAAGGGTCAATGGCAATTGTTCAGATGCTTCCCAAGTGGCTGTGGAAAAGAACTGCTTTAGGTAGAGCCTCAGAAGTGCGGTTGCGGGGGTTAACTCCGGGAATGTCTAACCATAAATTAATCGCCAAGGAAGTGTCATTGTGGGATGAACTGGAGGAGGAAAAGGGGGTTAAAGTCCCTGTATTTACATTAGAAGCGGATAAGGTAGTTACTTGGGCGCAAATGTTGTCGGGTAAGGGCGGTATTTGGACATTGGGATATGTGTTTAAGTTAGATGCAACTCCTGTTAACAAAGACAATGGCTTATTTAATCTGGCTCATAGTGATTTGAGTGCAGAAGAGCGTGTACAGGCGTTTCGGGTAACAGCTTCACCAATGGCAAGAAAATTGGCGGGATTATTAGCTTCTGCACCTGTAATTAGTCTGCCAATTGTGCGATTAATTCGAGAAGCAATGTTAAAAGATTCTCAACAAGTTCATGTGGCTGAGGTGTTTTTAGGAGGATTATTAAAGTCATTATCAGAGATAAATGCAGATACCAATCCTGATTATGTTCAGTACGATTTTATGGATGGGGTGCGGGAGTTATTAGTTGATTCTGTTCCTTCTCAGTATGTGTTGAATGTGGTGGATGAGATATCAAAATATGTGGCGAGAAAGGCAGGTTTATCACTGGAAGATTTTGCTACTGTATTGAGAAATCCACAACAATTTAAAGATAGCGGAATTGTTGAGGAAGTTGGATATTTTGCAACAGTTACTGCTCAGGTGTTAAGGCGTTTGGGTGGGGAGTATGCAAAGTGGGCTGATGAGATTAATACACAACTGCTAGAAGAAGATACAAAAGTTTTGTATGAAGCTAGATTATTCATTATCGGTGAAGGAGGAGTAGGTAAAACTAGCCTTGCCAACAAACTTATTGACTCCAAATACAAGCTCAAGCTTGAGGGTGGTGACAACCCCGAAAAATCCACCGAAGGGATTGATGTATTGCATCTCGACTTTCCTAACTTCAGTGGCAATCCCTTCCGCATGAATATCTGGGATTTCGGCGGACAAGAAATCTACCATGCCACTCACCAATTTTTCTTTACCAAACGCTCTCTCTATCTCCTCGTTGCCGACACCCGCCAAGACAACACTGACTTTAACTACTGGCTTGAAGTTGTCGAACTCCTCAGTGAAGCTAGTCCCGTCATCATCGTCAAAAACGAAAAACAAGATCGCCCCTGCCAAGTTAACGAAAATCAACTACGAGGACGCTTCCCTAACATCAAAAAAATCCTCTCCACTAACCTTGCTAGTAATCGCGGACTTTCCGAAATCCTCACCGCCGTCCAACACCATATCAGCCAACTTCCCCACATTGGCACCCTACTACCCAAAACCTGGGTACGAGTCAGGGAAGCCCTAGAAGCCGATAACCGCAATCACATCACCCAAGACGAATTCTTCACTCTCTGCGATACCCACGGCTTCAAACGCCGCGAAGACAAACTTCAACTCAGCGGTTACCTTCACGATCTTGGTGTCTGTCTCCACTTCCAAGAAGACCCCATCCTCAAAAACTGGGTCATCCTCAAACCCGAATGGGTTACCACCGCAGTCTACACCGTCCTTGATACCCCAGAAGTCCAAAAAGCCCTCGGTTGCTTCACCCACAAGGATCTTGCGAAAATTTGGGCAGATGATCAGTACAGCGACATGCGCGATGAATTGCTGCAACTGATGATGCGGTTTAAACTCTGTTACGAAATCCCCCACCGTCCCCGCACCTACATCGCCCCCCAACTTCTCTCTCCTAACCAACCTAAATACGATTGGGACGACAGGGAAAACCTGATCCTGCGTTATTACTATGATTTTATGCCCAAGGGAATGCTCACCCGCTTTATTGTCGAAATGCACAAGCCAATTGATAATGAACTTATCTGGAAGGATGGCGTAATCCTCACCGATGGTAATGCCCGCGCTGAAGTCATCGAAGCCTACTACAAAAATGAAATCCGCATCCGAGTATCCGGTTTTCCCAAAAAAGACCTCCTCACACGCATCCGTCACGAGTTTAATAAAATCCACGACTCCTACGAAAAACTTCGCTATCAAGAATTAATCCCCTGCAATTGTCCAACTTGCAAAGGTTCCCAAAATCCCCATGCTTATGCACTTAAAAAACTCCAAGAACGGATTCAAAATCAAAACCACGAGATTGAATGTGATAAACCTCCCTACCACAAAGTCAATGTTCATAGTTTGATTGATGATGCAATCGGACACATCCAAATTAGCCAAGCAACTGAAAACGATCAAAGAGAAGAATATTATTCGAGAGAAGCCTATGAAGACATGCAAGAAATCACTAAACTAGCTGTTAGCCGAGAAATAACTCTTAAACAGGAGCAAGCCATGACAAATGAAAAAAATCAAACATGGACAGGCGATCGCGTCGATGGTGATAAAGTCATGGGTGATAAAGACACCATTGCCGGCAACAAAATGAAAACTGGTGATGTCGCGGGTGATGCGATCGCAGGTAACAAAATCGTCAACTCCCAAAACCTTGCCCAAGCCGCAAAAGATATTAAAGATTTACTCGATCAAATCTCTGCTACCGATCGAAGCAATAAACCCACTATCATAGCCGTCAAAGCAATCGAAGCGATCGAAAAAAATCCCACCCTCAAAGATCGCATCATCAATGCCGGGAAAGAAGCCGGATTTGCAGCCCTCGATGCCGCAGTCGATCATCCCTCTGTCAAAATCGTCACCGCCGCCATCAAAGGTGCGATGGAAGCTTAG
- a CDS encoding AAA family ATPase, with protein sequence MTDWKIFQGNSEPHDNINQLPPPPSWRKFLDVDDQIVAQTEQRWQKFCEESEHNIKDEERGKSFRIHTDKNNDRNTVINMVNAALYLRRPLLVTGKPGTGKTSLAYAVAYELKLGAVLPWYITARSTLQEGLYRYDAIARLQDVQMGDKSKDIGRYIQLGPLGTALLPSRRPRVLLIDEIDKSDINLPNDLLNLFEEGEFEIPELARISKEVNQVEVRTYDGIDVPIKAGRVRCQNFPFILLTNNGERDFPPAFLRRCLRLNMPYEPDADALKEIVKAHLGSDTITKDEEKINQLIAKFRTLRESGDIATDQLLNAIYMVTREFKPEQAEEQDLIEVLLKYLTSAEDR encoded by the coding sequence ATGACTGATTGGAAAATTTTTCAAGGTAATAGTGAACCGCACGATAACATTAATCAACTTCCCCCACCCCCAAGTTGGCGTAAATTTCTGGATGTAGATGATCAAATAGTTGCACAAACTGAGCAGCGCTGGCAAAAGTTTTGTGAGGAGTCAGAGCATAATATTAAAGATGAGGAACGGGGTAAAAGTTTCCGTATCCACACCGATAAAAATAATGATAGAAATACTGTTATTAATATGGTCAATGCAGCACTGTATTTAAGACGACCTTTGTTAGTAACAGGAAAACCAGGGACAGGTAAAACCTCTTTGGCTTATGCTGTGGCTTATGAACTAAAACTGGGGGCGGTGTTACCTTGGTATATTACCGCTCGTTCAACCTTACAGGAAGGACTTTATCGTTATGATGCGATCGCACGTCTGCAAGATGTACAGATGGGTGATAAAAGTAAGGATATTGGTCGCTATATTCAACTGGGACCGCTAGGTACAGCCCTTCTCCCTTCCCGTCGTCCTCGTGTATTACTAATTGACGAAATAGACAAAAGTGATATTAATTTACCCAATGATTTACTCAATTTATTTGAAGAAGGGGAATTTGAAATCCCAGAATTAGCGCGAATTTCCAAAGAAGTAAATCAGGTAGAAGTTCGTACTTATGATGGGATAGATGTCCCAATTAAAGCAGGTAGAGTGCGCTGTCAGAATTTCCCTTTTATTCTGTTAACTAACAACGGTGAGCGCGATTTTCCCCCAGCATTTCTGAGGCGTTGTTTAAGGTTAAATATGCCCTATGAACCGGATGCAGACGCTTTGAAGGAGATTGTGAAGGCACATTTAGGCAGCGATACAATAACGAAAGATGAGGAAAAAATTAATCAATTAATTGCCAAATTTAGAACATTGCGAGAAAGTGGGGATATAGCAACAGATCAACTGCTGAATGCCATTTACATGGTCACTCGTGAGTTTAAACCGGAACAAGCAGAAGAACAAGACCTGATTGAAGTGTTGCTAAAATACTTAACCAGTGCGGAGGACAGATGA
- a CDS encoding caspase family protein, whose product MGDNLTKFSNGYALLIGVGESKYAPLSLPVTVKDTQGIYAALIDPELCAYPDDQDHIRVLNNQEATKAAIVDGLSWLKEKAESDKNATIFIYYSGHGWVDKNTQKYYLLQHDIKPTKLASSALAAEIFTDALREIQAERLLVVIDSCHAAGMATSKDADLELEEEFDDFIRVAPSKGFIDELKQGKGRVVFTSSKGEQKSYLKDDSCSIYTYHFLEALQGAGNKSGDTEVRVSNIMNHLGKAVPESARQYNVEQVPHFDLDAGDFAIAQLRGGKGLPSKGWDEVRSEATQKINKIADVINQHGKFITNINEAHGIHIGDNYS is encoded by the coding sequence ATGGGCGATAATTTAACTAAGTTCAGTAATGGTTATGCACTCTTAATTGGCGTTGGAGAATCTAAATATGCTCCTTTATCTTTACCTGTTACAGTGAAAGATACTCAAGGTATTTATGCAGCTTTAATTGATCCAGAATTATGTGCTTATCCTGATGATCAAGATCATATTCGTGTTTTAAATAATCAAGAAGCAACAAAAGCTGCGATTGTAGATGGATTGAGTTGGTTAAAGGAAAAAGCTGAATCTGATAAAAATGCAACCATTTTTATTTACTATTCTGGTCATGGTTGGGTGGATAAGAACACACAAAAATATTATTTATTGCAACACGATATTAAGCCTACTAAACTTGCAAGTTCTGCATTAGCAGCAGAAATTTTTACCGATGCATTGCGAGAAATTCAAGCGGAACGCTTATTAGTTGTGATTGATAGTTGTCATGCTGCGGGAATGGCAACTTCTAAGGATGCAGATTTAGAGCTAGAAGAAGAATTTGATGATTTTATTCGAGTTGCTCCATCCAAGGGCTTTATTGATGAACTAAAGCAGGGTAAAGGGAGAGTAGTATTTACTTCTTCCAAAGGTGAGCAAAAATCATATCTCAAAGATGATTCATGTAGTATCTACACATACCATTTCCTCGAAGCTTTACAAGGTGCTGGGAATAAATCGGGTGATACAGAGGTGCGAGTTTCTAATATCATGAATCATCTGGGTAAAGCTGTACCAGAAAGTGCGCGTCAGTACAATGTAGAGCAAGTTCCTCATTTTGATCTGGATGCAGGAGATTTTGCGATCGCGCAATTACGAGGTGGTAAAGGTTTACCTAGTAAGGGGTGGGATGAGGTGCGATCGGAAGCGACACAGAAGATTAATAAAATAGCTGATGTCATAAATCAACATGGAAAGTTTATTACTAATATTAATGAAGCTCATGGTATTCATATTGGTGATAATTATTCATAG
- a CDS encoding AAA family ATPase, giving the protein MSDWLIFQGTEKPHDGIKNLPSAPKWREFGEEKEKQRGETFQVRRNEIELVNAALYLRRPLLVTGKPGTGKTSLAYKVAQELQLGSVLQWAITTRSTLQQGLYRYDAIARLQDAQGKDNTRDIGKYIQLGPLGTALLPSPHPRVLLIDEIDKSDIDLPNDLLNIFEEGEFEIPELARLPEEYETVKVRGYDGGVANITKGRVRCTQFPFVLLTSNGEREFPPAFLRRCLRLTMENPDAKALEKIVRSHLGDGVMSEAEALIDQFIQLRDKPDAGDLATDQLLNAIYLVTRERSPVGNDKERLLKALMAYLTTT; this is encoded by the coding sequence ATGAGCGACTGGCTGATTTTTCAAGGTACAGAAAAGCCCCATGATGGCATCAAAAATCTTCCCTCAGCGCCAAAATGGCGTGAATTTGGGGAAGAGAAGGAAAAACAACGGGGGGAAACTTTTCAAGTCCGTCGTAATGAAATTGAGCTTGTCAACGCAGCGCTTTATTTACGTCGTCCTTTGCTGGTGACGGGAAAACCGGGAACTGGTAAAACATCCCTGGCTTACAAAGTTGCTCAAGAACTACAATTGGGTTCGGTGCTGCAATGGGCAATTACGACCCGCTCCACTCTGCAACAAGGACTTTATCGTTACGATGCGATCGCTCGTTTGCAAGATGCCCAAGGTAAGGATAATACTAGGGATATCGGTAAATATATCCAACTTGGTCCCTTGGGAACAGCCCTGTTACCATCCCCCCATCCCCGCGTTTTACTGATTGACGAGATTGATAAAAGTGACATTGACTTACCCAACGATTTACTGAATATATTTGAAGAAGGTGAATTTGAAATCCCCGAATTAGCTCGCTTACCTGAAGAATACGAAACGGTGAAAGTACGCGGTTATGATGGAGGTGTTGCTAATATTACCAAAGGACGGGTGCGTTGTACCCAATTTCCCTTTGTTCTGCTGACTAGCAATGGTGAGCGGGAATTTCCCCCAGCATTTTTACGACGCTGTTTGCGATTGACGATGGAAAATCCCGATGCTAAAGCTTTGGAAAAAATTGTGCGATCGCACTTGGGAGATGGTGTAATGTCAGAAGCAGAGGCTTTAATTGACCAATTTATCCAGTTGCGAGATAAACCCGATGCTGGGGATTTGGCGACAGACCAATTACTTAATGCGATTTATTTAGTCACACGCGAAAGGAGTCCCGTTGGTAATGACAAAGAACGGTTGCTCAAGGCATTGATGGCATATCTCACAACTACATGA
- a CDS encoding SAV_2336 N-terminal domain-related protein: MIERVIGAFNHLGFDLDDTEIADILWLALQMRRCDPSPMSELPEETPAATPEIDHKLPGNRQNNFPKPSTQTETSANVYPQSSQDNNETSSGLPIKVPTAQALRNKLDISRSLKPLKRRVPSRSEFILDEIATAERIAEEKLLLPVMCPARDRWLEVALVIDEGTSMFLWQQTIKEFKQLLERHGAFRDVRTWGLFTDRDNKVWLRPRTGNLSRQKRLHNPRELIDPNGRRLFIIISDCVSPAWYNGAITKTLAAWASTAPTTIIQVLPEWLWERSALGIAESILLRSLAPGVPNQQLIMTALDLLDESDVCNKLKIPVVTLEPESLKNWARMVAGAGEVQTKGFLLTPNGEIFDGSSESTENSSVELTAKQRLQRFRLTASPMARKLAGLLAAAPVSLPVVRLIQQTMLDKSSQVHVAEVFLGGILKPLSSVDEDVEADKIQFDFADGVRDLLLDGVPLTESTEVLRKVSEYVAARVGLSVDDFTAMLLNPGLGDRSNGVLVRPFAQITAKVLKRLGGKYAELGEEIERSFQLLSQAAISQVQEESSQLPYEYQVGGSLAPEHHIYVTRKADHEFYENLKRGEFCYVLNSRGMGKSSLRVRTMQKLQEDKIVCIGIDISSLCEPNVTQEQWYGGLLTKLARKLNEDFPLRDWWERNKHVTPLQRLNIFIETEVIERPNRESVVIFIDEIDRLIDLPFKEDFFVFIRECYNNRAANKNYNRLTFALLGVATPSDLIQDKKRTPFNIGHAIELKGFQLHETEPLARGLAGVGNPQKLMEAILDWTGGQPFLTQKMCALAVQSNIVRPGSGYEAHWIEDLVRLNIIEDWEKQDEKQHLKTIINRILRFTDSPEKLLRLYQKILQQEIIADNTPTEIHLLLSGLVVKQGDKLKVFNRIYKQVFNEDWVNRQLKQVGLKKILILSANPNNTSRLRLGEEIREIKQGLQLATRRDRFVIESAEVVRYRDIHRSILNSEPQIVHFSGHGAGEPGLVFEDNAGKQKLVDAEALAGLFELFADQVECVLLNACYSEIQAQAIAQHLDYVIGMSHEIGDQAAIEFAVGFYDALGAGRTVEFAYKLGCNAIRMAGIPEHLTPVLKSRKTILENNCYKEIRKPGSLIQIKKPPKLGETALLNRILKYANQQDYQIINIDFQVTDVNILDNLDRLLQWICSSITNKLNLADNSSNYWQNWRNRLGSKVICTNYLEEYLLPQIPNAIALGFDNIEEIFKYPDITNDFLGLLRGWHERAKSDTVWQKMRLIVVYSKDAEIPLNINQSPFNVGLTIEIPPN, encoded by the coding sequence ATGATTGAGCGGGTAATTGGTGCTTTTAATCACTTGGGATTTGATTTAGACGATACGGAGATAGCCGATATCCTCTGGCTGGCGCTGCAAATGCGCCGTTGCGACCCTTCGCCAATGTCTGAATTACCAGAGGAAACACCAGCAGCAACCCCAGAAATTGACCACAAATTACCAGGCAATCGCCAAAATAATTTCCCCAAACCTTCCACCCAAACCGAAACCAGCGCTAACGTTTATCCCCAATCATCCCAGGATAACAACGAAACATCAAGCGGTTTACCCATCAAAGTTCCTACCGCTCAAGCATTGCGAAACAAGTTAGATATATCCCGCTCCCTTAAACCTTTAAAACGTCGAGTTCCTTCCAGAAGCGAATTTATCCTCGACGAAATTGCCACCGCAGAACGCATCGCCGAAGAGAAGCTTTTGTTACCTGTAATGTGTCCCGCACGCGATCGCTGGCTAGAAGTAGCTTTGGTGATAGATGAGGGAACATCGATGTTCCTCTGGCAGCAAACCATTAAAGAATTTAAGCAACTACTGGAAAGACATGGTGCTTTCCGAGACGTGCGAACTTGGGGATTATTTACCGATCGAGATAATAAAGTTTGGCTGCGTCCCAGAACTGGCAACCTATCCCGGCAAAAAAGGTTACACAATCCCAGAGAACTAATTGACCCCAACGGTCGGCGGTTGTTTATAATTATCAGCGATTGCGTTTCCCCAGCTTGGTATAACGGTGCTATTACCAAAACCTTAGCAGCTTGGGCTAGCACTGCCCCAACAACAATAATTCAAGTATTACCTGAGTGGCTTTGGGAAAGAAGCGCTTTGGGTATTGCCGAGTCAATTTTGCTACGGAGTTTGGCTCCTGGAGTTCCCAACCAACAGTTGATTATGACAGCGTTGGATTTACTCGATGAAAGCGATGTCTGCAACAAGCTAAAAATCCCTGTAGTCACCCTAGAGCCAGAATCGCTAAAAAATTGGGCGCGGATGGTTGCAGGTGCGGGAGAGGTCCAAACCAAAGGGTTTTTGTTAACACCTAATGGGGAAATATTTGATGGTAGTAGCGAATCAACGGAAAATTCTAGCGTCGAGCTTACAGCCAAACAACGTTTACAACGCTTTCGCCTCACTGCTTCGCCAATGGCGCGGAAACTCGCGGGACTTTTAGCAGCTGCACCCGTTAGTTTACCAGTCGTGCGGTTGATACAGCAGACGATGTTAGATAAATCGAGCCAAGTTCATGTGGCTGAGGTGTTTTTGGGTGGGATATTAAAGCCATTGTCGTCAGTTGATGAGGATGTAGAAGCGGATAAAATCCAGTTTGATTTTGCTGATGGAGTGCGGGATTTGCTGCTAGATGGGGTTCCGTTAACCGAGTCAACGGAGGTATTGCGTAAGGTTTCGGAATATGTAGCAGCAAGGGTTGGGTTATCGGTTGATGATTTTACCGCGATGTTGCTTAATCCGGGGTTGGGCGATCGTTCTAATGGGGTTTTGGTGCGTCCTTTTGCTCAGATTACAGCGAAGGTTTTGAAGCGTTTGGGTGGGAAGTATGCGGAGTTAGGGGAGGAAATCGAGCGGTCTTTTCAACTTTTATCCCAAGCTGCTATATCTCAAGTTCAAGAAGAATCTTCTCAACTTCCTTATGAATATCAAGTTGGTGGAAGTTTAGCTCCCGAACATCATATTTATGTAACTAGGAAAGCAGATCATGAATTTTATGAAAATTTAAAGCGTGGAGAATTTTGTTATGTGTTGAACTCTAGGGGGATGGGGAAATCTAGTCTGCGTGTTCGCACAATGCAAAAGTTACAAGAAGATAAGATTGTTTGTATTGGTATAGATATCAGTTCACTTTGTGAACCAAATGTAACGCAAGAGCAATGGTACGGAGGTTTACTCACTAAATTAGCCAGAAAGTTAAATGAAGACTTTCCATTAAGAGATTGGTGGGAACGAAATAAACATGTAACACCTTTACAGAGGCTAAATATTTTTATTGAAACAGAAGTCATAGAAAGACCTAATCGAGAAAGTGTAGTTATATTTATTGATGAAATTGATAGATTAATTGACTTACCTTTTAAAGAAGATTTTTTTGTGTTTATTCGAGAATGTTATAACAACCGCGCTGCAAACAAGAATTATAATCGTCTCACGTTTGCTTTATTGGGAGTAGCAACTCCCTCAGATTTGATTCAAGATAAAAAACGTACACCTTTTAATATTGGTCATGCGATTGAGTTAAAAGGTTTTCAACTTCATGAAACAGAACCTTTGGCAAGAGGTTTAGCTGGGGTTGGAAATCCTCAGAAGCTAATGGAAGCTATTCTTGATTGGACAGGAGGACAGCCATTTTTAACTCAAAAAATGTGTGCGCTAGCTGTACAATCTAACATAGTTAGACCAGGTAGTGGCTATGAAGCTCATTGGATAGAAGATTTAGTTCGCTTAAACATTATTGAAGACTGGGAAAAACAAGATGAGAAACAACATTTGAAGACTATTATAAACAGAATTTTACGTTTCACAGACAGTCCTGAAAAATTATTAAGGCTATACCAAAAAATTTTACAGCAGGAAATAATAGCTGATAATACTCCAACAGAAATACACTTGCTTTTGTCAGGTTTAGTGGTCAAACAAGGAGACAAGTTAAAAGTTTTTAACCGCATCTATAAACAAGTTTTTAATGAAGATTGGGTGAATCGACAATTAAAGCAAGTTGGATTGAAGAAAATCCTAATTTTATCAGCAAATCCTAATAATACATCTCGTTTACGTCTTGGTGAGGAGATTCGGGAAATCAAGCAGGGGTTACAACTGGCAACAAGACGGGACAGATTTGTGATTGAATCAGCGGAAGTAGTACGCTACAGAGATATCCACCGCTCTATTCTCAATTCTGAACCCCAAATAGTCCATTTTTCGGGACATGGTGCAGGAGAACCGGGTTTAGTGTTTGAAGATAATGCCGGAAAACAGAAGCTAGTGGATGCAGAAGCATTAGCGGGATTATTTGAGTTGTTTGCAGATCAAGTAGAGTGTGTATTACTGAATGCTTGCTATTCTGAGATTCAAGCTCAAGCCATTGCCCAACACCTTGATTATGTTATCGGCATGAGTCACGAAATAGGGGATCAAGCTGCAATTGAATTTGCTGTAGGATTTTACGATGCTTTGGGGGCTGGAAGAACTGTTGAGTTTGCATATAAACTTGGCTGTAATGCAATTCGGATGGCAGGAATTCCAGAGCATCTGACACCTGTTCTCAAATCTCGAAAAACTATATTAGAAAATAATTGTTATAAAGAAATTCGTAAACCTGGTTCATTAATTCAGATTAAAAAGCCTCCCAAGTTAGGCGAAACTGCTTTATTAAATCGAATTCTTAAATATGCAAATCAGCAAGATTATCAAATTATTAACATAGACTTTCAAGTTACTGATGTTAATATTCTTGATAATCTAGATAGACTCTTGCAATGGATTTGTTCCAGTATAACCAATAAGCTGAATTTAGCTGATAATTCAAGTAATTATTGGCAGAATTGGAGAAA